In Diabrotica undecimpunctata isolate CICGRU chromosome 9, icDiaUnde3, whole genome shotgun sequence, the DNA window CCAGTTTATAGGCAAACGTCGATTTTGTTTATATAGTTAATCGACTCGATCGTCGCAAACAGGAAGTCTTGTGAACTGCCCTCGTAGGCTCGCTGGTGGCACTCCTCCGTTATGTGCTTGATAGATTGGACCTCGCCGCAGCTGCATGACGGTGATGGTAGCTTGCCCCATTTGTGCAACATATCTGCACATCGACCATGTTGAGTTCTGATGCGGTTAAGTGTGCACCAGGTCTTACGTGGTAGGTCAAATCCACGAGGTGTCTCTGTGATGCAAGGTATGGCTGTATTTGGTTGAGCTGCCGACCATTCATAGATCCATTTGGTGATCATGTTGAACCCTGTGGCTACGGTTGATTCTGCAGTTTGTATTGGAGATTTTCTGGAGCGCAGTCGACTTTTGGTTGCATATTCTATATAGTTATGAATCGGCAGCGCCGTGTTGCTAAGGATCTTGTTATATTCTTTGGTAAGCAGATTGAGTCGGCGAAGATGTGGTGGTGGACTGTCGCTCAGCACTGGTAGCCAATGTGCTGGTGTAGATTTGATTACTCCAGCGATCATTCTCATGGTGTTATTTAGCTGGATATCTATCTTTTTAACGTGAACACTGTTGATCTAAAGACCGAAAGAGAAATTGACTTCCTGATAGAGGGGATCCAAACCCCACATTAGAGCGCAATAGGGAATTGTTCGTGGATACAACGGGCGTTGTAGGAATGCGGATACTAAATAGAAGACTGAGGGTATATGGTATTGATACGCATGAGGGATTTGCTCGAAACTAACGTTCGTGAGGGTAAATTCGCGTTCATATATCGATGTCACCTGTGCAACACAGAAATCGGCGGGAAAAATTAGAGACTGGGCCGTGCTGCCTGATGATACTGCTACAGAACACCGCTACATTGGCTTTTCGATGGTCGGAGTAGGGACTATCAACGTAGAGTCATCAGCAAACCAAACAGGAAGCAGAGGTGGAGATAGAACGGACTGGCTAGCGTTTGATGTTTACTCTAGATAGATGATAGAGAGAAGATGCCAACCGCCATCGACAGGACTCGAATCAATGATAAGAGAAACTATGAGGAATTGCATGAACAGATCGCCAATAAGAGGAAGGAATGCATTACCATCAGAAGACAGGTTACGAGGACAagaagtagagaagaagtaatcgAAGCTAGCAGACTGTTCAGTTACTGGAGAGAACTGTGTGACAAATCAGAGGAGGTTTGGGATGAGGGGTACAAAATAGTAATAAACCGGTTCAAGCTGTACCCACTGTATGAGATGTcactccgttcggctcgcggagataagaatacggccgaggtcagaaggccccgcctgtcgtaagaggcgactaatgagtaggaattgagaggtggagagccgtcgcttgaggtgtcgggtctgtagaaacgcactcgagacgtttaggcgtcacggtcactggtctacattcctagtatccgagacgagactctcggggaccactctactctcattccaagagaaccaggcgaggttgaacgagctgggcccgtacacacctcttttggccTTACACCACCAATCGTGGTGTCGGTGTCTCGGCACGTACCAgcctggagatttaagagtggtagaggagagatcctcggcggcgacatGTCTACGTGCGAGGGGGAAATTCCTCCGCTTGCGTCACCTGTCCGCCCGTGGGAGGGAATAACGgataggtgaggtaatcgcaacacaggtactacggagGAGGTGGAGCCCCGCGATGCGAATGCATCGcgccaccttcattttggtgttggactcgtaggggcagtggagtcgctaacggtcgtatgccgaaaggccaggtagacagGGTCCTGCCAATTTATTTGGAAGGCACAAAGCACCGCTATGTATGAGATGCCACTGCACAGGAAGCTTGAGGTTACTCGAGAGCTGTTTTCAACCGGTCATTGACATGGAGTGCAGTGGGAAGCCGAAGCTGAACGATCTGTACCTTTTACCATAGACGAACTCAACAAAGCGTTGAGTGACCTAAAGACACGAAAGGCTCCGGGACGCGGTGGGATACCACCGAAACAGTGAAACGCATTGGCAGTCTGGAGCCGACGTGGCTTTTGGAACAGGACGAATGCACTGCTTGAAACTCAGCAATTTCCTACAAATTGGAAGTCACTGGAGTCATTGGAGTCACTGGAGAGTCAGGCGGGCTGTCACCCAGGCAGTACGGTTTCAGAAAGAACACGAGCACGTTGGATACGGTGATGGAAGTCTTCCGGAAGTTGCGCGGGGTGGGGGTTAATCAGAGGTAGGCGATCCTACTGTTGTTTGACGTCCGGAATGCTTTTAACACATTGAAATGGAAAGAGGTAATGAAGGCTGTCAAAGAGAGAAGGTGTCCGAGTTACTTGACAAATTTGGTCTCGGACTATCTGTCAGGGAGGAAAATACTGGTAGAAAAAGGAGTTGTAGTTGACGTGTCGGCTGGAATGCCGCAAGGGTCGGTCCTAGGACCCACGCTGTGGAACCTAGCATGTGACGGGGTTATGAGCCAAAAATACAGACAGGGTGTAGCTCCTTTCGCATTTGCCTGAGGACAACCTCGCTATGCTGGTAGTGGCGCGTGACAGGGAGAACTTATCTTCGGTGCACAGCATACATGTGACCAAGTCAAGGAATGGATGAAAATGCATGGCCTAGAACTGACTGCGGATAAGATCGAGGTTATGGTTGTCAAGGGACCAAAGAAAAGGGACAGGATAACATTCGAATGTGCAGGAAAGAGAGtggttccttcttcttcttcaagtgccgtctccatcaatggaggttagcggttatggtggcaaacgtttgtctatcttcagctgttcttaagtgAATGGCTAACGATAGACCTCTGGGATCACATGTCTTACCGGAAGGTATGTGGTAATAAAACCTGGATGAGTAGTTAAACATTACGTCTGTTAGCAAGTCCGATTCCCACCTCCACGTGGTACTTCCTGGGTAACGCTAACGGGAAAGGGCGAAAGGCGAGCTTCCGGCGCCTTAAAACTGGAACACTCCGGATAAGGGAGAAAACCCCGACAGAAAACATGAGGAAGGCAATGGGAAACCACCTCATTAATTTTCCCAAGAAAGTTATGATGGTAAAaaaggacttggatttgaggaactcttaagaacagctgaagagtGATtccaaataaatacaaaaaaacgaGATATTTAGGTGTGACTCTGAGTCAAAACGGAAAGTGGGGGGAGCACGTAAAGACGGTGACTCAAAGAGCTGCGGTGAGATCCGTCGCGTTGGTGAGATCATGCATACCATCGGAGGGCTCAAAACTGAGAGGAGAAACCTTGATTTTGTTGTGCAATCGATGATCCTCTACACGGCGCCTGTCTAGGGTACTGCAGTTCTAACAAAGGCGTACAAAAGGCAGATCACCCGAGCAGATAGGAAGAGTATTTTGAGGGTGGCATGTGCACACAGAACAGTCCCTGCCGAGGCGCTGGGAAATGTCCATTATGGTGTTGCAAGAGATGAGATGTCTCTGATGACATAGTTGTTTCAGggcatacctttacagatttggaaaggcagaaaatgacaaatgcctgtACCGTAAAATATCAGCCACTGTCTCACACACTATTGGTATGTGATTGATGGATAGCTGAGAAGAGTCGGCTTGAGAGAGAGCTTCGAAGTAGGGTGCAATCAGTCACGGAACTGGTGGTGGAGATGCTTAAGTCGTAAGATCGGTGGGGAACAGTTCCGAGACTTGTGAAGAGAATGTTGAAAAGAAAGGAACAGGCAGAAAGGCGACCCGATGCAAGGCAGAGTGCCCAGGAGCAAGCAAGAAGATAAGGCAAAATGAGAAGGGGGCGAGATGAACATGAAAGAGAGGAACAGAGGGAGAGAGGATTAAATCATAGTGAGAAAGTGCGAGAATGCGTGAGAATTGTGCGTGAATTAGAGATAGGATGAATGATGTGCCGATCTGATTGAGTACCAATCAAGCAATCCGGCCGGTTTTTCATGATTGAGGAGGGTGTTTTTTTAGCAGGTAGGTCTCTGGCATTGACACGATGGTGTCCGAACAACCCCTGTGTACGGTGCAGTTATGTTAATCATATAGAGAGGGGTGAAAGGGGCGTCTTTTGTATTTTCTGGGTAAACATGTCGACCAAAAATTAGATTTTGAAATACAGGTTGAtttacaaataaaaggcagatattgagcatagttttttattaaatcttaacTCTTGGTCACTTGGGCGGTTTTGTTACTTCAGAAGCACTCACGCCCTCGATAAAAATTACCAACGGTAAAAAATGGTAACACAGAAAAGGTACAAGGAGCCTCCTTGCTGAAAGTCTGTGTAGAAGTGAAGATAGAGCTTATAGAGTGTTGCTCGGCCTTATAGCAACGATTCCGCTCCCAGAATCGTCCAAGATGTCTTTTGAAGTTTTCACACCTAATAGATGAAAAAGTGTAACAGTaagcggtactgtagactagcatGGAgcttcatactgttttctgtatttttaaaattgaaataattttgtattttgaaCACCATTTCGGAAGTGAAAATggaaacatcaaaataaatatattttcaactgaaattgcGGTTAATCAGGACCACATTAATACAAATatataattcaaaaatacaaTATCAAagataattttacaaataaaaggcagatattgagcatagttttttattaaatcttgcccaagacATTAGCTCTCAGagtatcttcaggggcattttgtcaaaaatattaGATATCCAGCATGGCAATGAATGTTACAAGCATTAAATACATTTGCACAAAACACACTAGACAAAggataaacagtttaaaattgtTTTGATGCTACATTGTGAACAATGGAAAATCTATCCTGTCATAGTTATGGTCCTTTAATACTGTCTTAATACTACAACTTACTACTACAACTTTTACAAATAGGTACTACATAACTGTGTTTACAACTACATGGACAATATGAATGCTAAATgtcaaattaaaatgtatttgcAAAGCTTTAGTTAGTGTAAATATGCATCTTTTTATGAAGTATGAGAAAATACTATGAAGACCATATAGTGTTTAGCAAATAGTCTGACAATGTTCGCATTAGTAACACCTCATATATTATTAAAAGTTATATTGGGAAGCTCAGAATATTTTCTTAGTCAAATATCGAGCATGTCTGTAAACTCTATCATCCATCAAAGACAAATACTTGCATAACATTTAAGCCAAAAAAATTAGGCTGTACTTAGGCTAAATtattaaaatgttattttcaaTATATCACCTGTAGATTTAAATGGGACATGAGTTTTTTACTATTCAATAATAAATTTCCTAAGATCAGATAATATCCAACTTGGAAAACTACTACTTTTGACTTAAGGTAGAAAACAACTAATTGCATTCCTAATGATTTGATAAAAAGTATCCACAGGTGTTGTGAATATTGTTTAAGTTTAGAAAATTGTTCCAATCAATGTTAGCTAaagagtttttaagtttttaaagcCATAGGACTTCTAAAACAGTAGTTGTTTTACTCAGTCTGTCAATAAAGGtgaaattttcataaaattatgacaaaatttttttaacattcaATCAATGATGCATTTAGGAATGAGTACAGTTGGtattagtatttttatttttgtaatgatGGAATAATTAGTCTTTACTTATTAAAAACATCAGATGAGTCATATTAGCACAAATGTAGAACCTAATTAACTAAAATTGTTATGTTCACTTAATTGACTAATTTTCTATCTGCTATTAGTATATATTATTGTTCATACTGATCTTGATGACTATAAATCGCTAATTAGTCCAAAGACTTGAAATATATGAATTATGATATTGATTTAGGGACTTACTCTGAAACATGTACAAATATATCCTCACTACCATCTTCTGGAGTGATAAAACCATGTCCTTTCTGACGGCAAAATTCCTTGATTACCCCATAAATATTCTTGCTCTTAACGATACGTTCACAACTAAAAGAAATAGCGATATTAATTCATGTTTGTTGTAAGTTTATTTTCACTTACACCGATGGTGTTCTTGTTCTTTTTGTAATTATCGGACTTGGAATCAAGTACGACTTTGGTGGTAATCCGTCACCTGAAgacatattatttaaaatgtttaaaaacaaaaagtagaaATTTCGAGTTTAAAagaaaattgtaaattaaaaattaaaataacctCAGGGCTGAGAATGAAAGTCACTGTCAGGCTGTCAGTATACTGTCAGTGTCAAGCTGTCAGGTGATATAATTTTTGACAGCTGTCGTTATCTTGAAATGATTATCAAAAAGATTATTGCAACAATATATTTCTAGATTTTTGTAAGAGAATTAGAATAAGCATACGCATATTGAAACTTAtgtataaataacaaaatattgaaaataaaaataaattctttatCTACTTCGGAACCTATTAATGAAAATGTATGTTTCATTAATCTAAGTTCGGAACATACTATTTAAATCTTTGATGACAGATGAAAACTGAATTTGATGTTTCTTTATACCCATGTGGTTTTTTGACAACCTGGCTGATGCAATAGATTTGGTTCTATATAAAGGGGTTTTCTATAAATTTACAATATATAAATAGACTAAACTCATCTATACAAAAAGTTTAAGCATATCGGTTACTTCTACAATGGCCGAAGACGATGCAGTAAgtataatttcaataaaatatcaTGTTTTTAACCTCCCACTGTATGTCTGCATATGCTGGGTTCATTTCCAAAATAGCTGTATTTTTGGGTTTGGCTAAAATAATTTGTATAATTCCAAGTGCAGTGAATAGTAGGTGTAAGGTTCTGAAGAATATTTTAATTCCTATAGATATTGatcaaatataattttagattCTCTACCTCAGATGTGGTTTAGATTTCAAATTTCGAATTTTAAAATGGGCATTTTATGTATTAAAGTACAAATCCTAACTGCGTAGAcattttatttagaaattaaCTAAATATATGAGTATAAATGGGTTTGTAAATATGTGTCATAATCTGCACTATTTGTTCTTTTATCTGTTGTTATTAACCTTTAGCTCCTAATTTTTAGCTAAAGCTGGAGTATGAAAAACAGAACACTGAATATGTTAAATATTAATGTAAATTTATGGGGATAGTCTTTTAGTAACCAGGTTTGCTATATGGTCAAATAATGTTGTGATGTTCAGAGTACAAAATAACTGATTAATTGTATAATTGTTGTCCAATGTTGTTTTATAGTTTTCTTTATTTGACAGTAGTTTTGTAAATGGCCTATGAAATAGTAGTGATAAGTATGTATAATGATTATACATACTTTTATTGAAATCATATAGTTATAAACTTGCCCTATGGTTATGTTGCACAATTTTCTGATAAAATACATGTCAACACTTAGAATGGCACTTTTTATTATTATCGTAGGAAGCTttcatatgttttttttttatttttaggtaggtAAATACTATTACCCTTGTGTAGTAGGACATTTTCTCATTTTATAAGTGATTCTTGTAGCATGTGCAAATCATTTTCACAACCACATATGAGTTATGAGTGTATTGTGTGTTGAGTGTATAAGTCCTCGAAGAATATTgtagtaatttttaaaaagttaagtACATATCTCCTTTTTATTTGGTTTggttaaaataataattagagGTACTTTTAGTAGTACTCTTTGTAGAGATTTTTTTAAGAAACAAACTATTAAAAATGACTTAAAATGTGAAAACTAATAGTAATAGGAaaattagtaataataattttttcagttTACTCATATTCATCAGAATTGCATCGCTTGTATTTATTATTGGTTGGCAAAGATATGTACAACTTATGGTGTAGATTTGTAGTGGCATAATTATCAGATAAAGATACTGAACCATTTTTCTTAACTGAAGGAATATCAGGTGGTGGCACAAAGGCAATAACTAGTGTTATGGTTGCTGAATCTTTATGATCAGCCTCTCCCTAGTCTGTTTATTTCAATTGTTGAAAATTTTTCATCCTGCTTTTGGTTTTATAGATATAGTTGTTATATTCCTTTTCTAATAACTCATATGTTATTTCATGGAACTATctccatcaatgtttttcttgCAGTTCTTTCCAAAAGCTGTAGAAAGTTTCTTGGAATCATAGAGTTCATTATAGTTTATTTCTTTTACAAcatagtttttctatttttttgccCATTGAATAACTGTTGTCTACTGAGATGGGCAAAATAGGGCAGCTTCGTTGTGTTCTTTTCTTTTGTGTTTTGATTACTGACTGCATTAAATTACCAGCATTTTGAGTGTAGTCAACTCCCAGgtaattatgtatatttttttctgGCACAGTTTTCCAGAaaaaatatttcacaaaaaacaaaaaataaaaaacatttaggTGCAAAAGTTTTAACAAAACTGCaccttaaaaacaataaatttttaaaatatcaaacatcCCAGAATAATAAACtataacaaaatttaattaaCAGCCAAAGAAATCACAGTAATGTTTTAATATcccttttgattatacaatttgtggtggcaggaataaaatcaaataatacaTGTAtattgaactgagtttattagtctaatttattaactttatttatacaatattacactaatttatttcacactataattatataatttatttacaacatttattacaatttatattcccgacaaTATGAGTgttacatttcaaaactcgactCGATATTATTATTCAGACTAACTCACACAATGgaaattcctctatatatatatatatatatatatatatatatatatatatatatatatatatatatatatatatatatatatatatatatatatatcaaataacCGTTAGTCAGGAATCCCCTCGACTGGATGTTGAACTTTCTCGAATGGAAGGGAACGCCTGACAGGTTTCTAGCGGGTCAGAGAATCTACAAGAAAATTCTTGTTTAgaataataacatgtttacaggttaaatatgagtcatatttatcgtaacaatattaatGTCTCTTCTAAGGTTTCTCcatacactaaaatattatatatggtTAGCCCAACCATCTTTAACTTCAGAAAGTtcagtaatgtcttcatttagtaattcatcttcaaaattgtcttcatTTTGATATGTCGCTAGGTTATAGAATATTGCTGTAGATTAGAATGGTTGAATCTTTTCAACTTTACAGCCACTTCAATTGGATAAAATAGTACCTTAAACCTTCTCTTCCATTCATAAAAAGTTCCATTACATATCTGGTTTTAATATGCcattcattatagaaattttcttCATGGATTGTTTAGGGGACTCCTTAAAAATGGGTTCACTTTATGATCAGAATCTCCAAGTAACAACCCATTGGgaaaaaattaattgtattattaattatattcatATGTAATCAATATCATTAGTATTATTGGAGAAGAagtttatttatacaaaaatagggaaagccctaatacatacaaaattaatcaatttataacattaatgcataagataaaaataacaattacacttaaaatataataccttttttttttttttggaggtGGAATCTTCTAAAGACCGTCTGGGATCGGGTGTTAGCCCTTTACCCAGGTGTGTCGGATTCAATCTCTTACGCTTCACCGCGTGACGAGACCGCCTACCGACTAAACCACCCCCTCTTTCTCCGACCGACGGGCCCGGAACCGCTCTTTGCGAGCATATCTGGCCCATCAGCCTTACTCTTAACTTCCCTCTGGCACTTTTCGCGTGCATTACATGGATTTGACGGCCTCCCGGCCTCCCTCACCAGCACAAGGCTCGGGCGAGACTGGTCGGTGAAGCTACCGTCCTGCTCAATCCTCATTCTGGCGAGACAGCCTGGTTGCCACCCCTTCCACATTGAAACTAACGAGTAGAACCAGTTGGCAATTAACAGTAACACCATTCATTCATACTTTCATCAATTCAGTTCCGCATTCATACCCTCATTCACTAATTTTCGGGGTATCGGGACATCCGACGGGATTGGATGTAAAAAGTCTTTTCCCGTCCCATGTCCCGCGGCCCcgacaatgaaataaaataaataaattaataaataaaaatagataaaaaataagttaaaagtaatgtagataaaataaaaataaaaacaacagctAAAATTGGTATAGATAAGATATAGTAAAAACGAAAGTAACTTGaataaataaaatgcaataaaataagtaaataaataacacattttttaaaacagtaaataaatatagCGGTCAATCCATCTGCAGCCGCCTCTCTTTCTCTTCCTTGTGCTTTATGGTTTTTGTAACAAAGGCAATGATCAGTTCGAAATCGTGCTTGCTGTCGATGGCTTTATCGATCAGCTCGTGAGGCTCGCCTAGTGGAGATCCCAGGCTCAGCTGCAGTTCGTTTCGCCCCGTGTGGTATGCAGGGCAGTCGAAAACAACATGCTGCGCATCGTCCACCACTCCACACTCAGGACATAGATCGTCTCCGGACCTACCGATTCTGTGGGTGTATTTCCGAAACGATCCGTGTCCcgtcagaaaaaaaaatataatacctaCACtcattcaaaaatataaaaataatatataacataaaacatgACTACAAAACAACTACATAACTATTGGTGATTTTAATATGGTccattaatttgcttttaaacatttgtatagatgaacaacttttaactgtttgaggaagcttattaaaaagatcaaaacccTTAAACAACAAAGAGTTTCTTGAAGCTGTCCCTCTTGTTTTCACAATGTGTGAATTGCATTTACCTCGAGTAGGGTAATTGTGAATATCACAATTCCGTGTAATAAACTCACAAAAGTAAGCAGgggccaaattatttagaattttataaataaacaccATTGTAAGGTAAAAGACCCTTTGTTGAACTAAAATCCACTGCAGCATGCTAAGCATTGTTGCTATAGGTGTATATCTACTTCCACCAAGAATGATTCTCATTCcacgattttgtaatttttgcaactgggccgattgatttaaattgaagagaaaaataactgacgagcaaaaatcgaagtgaggttgaataattgcattaaaaactgtaattttagttgaagttgacaaatttttagatattcttgaaaaaaagtataattttttagaaatcttttttaatatatacatacattttGATTAAGATTCAATTTTGAGAGATTACATAAGGAAACCAAGGGAAAAAAATGGTAATTTGTCTCAAGTCTGTTGCGTTAATTTTTGGTCACATTTTCTTTTGCGTAAAGTTTTTGTtgcagt includes these proteins:
- the LOC140450361 gene encoding cold shock domain-containing protein CG9705, which codes for MSSGDGLPPKSYLIPSPIITKRTRTPSVCERIVKSKNIYGVIKEFCRQKGHGFITPEDGSEDIFVHVSDVEDEYVPIPGDRVKYQMCPIPPKFEKFQAVHVHIVDLKPEVHRKWENL